The following proteins are co-located in the Myxococcus fulvus genome:
- a CDS encoding zinc-binding dehydrogenase, producing the protein MADANQRTMRAARFDTATKTLTVTTVPVPQPGPGEVRVQVKACGICLSDAHLLDGSLQSPLPVVTPGHESSGVIDAVGVGVPRWTAGQRVAMAGGKPCGRCAKCSNGQPAECLDFHIMGFHYDGAWAEYVVVPYFVLSAIPDHLPFEQAAILADAVATPYAGLVDRAQLRPAQSVGLWGIGGLGVHAVQIARMMGATPILAFDTNEAARKRALEFGADVALDPRAPDVRKQILQHTNGMGLDVAVDLVGANSVLAQASMSLGRHGRAVMVGLSPEPIQLGAGVNFGVRSQALLGHLGYEKKHLDQLVTLVGGKRLDVSRSVTATLPLEDVAKGVERLVSKEGNPIRLVITP; encoded by the coding sequence ATGGCAGACGCGAACCAGCGGACGATGCGGGCGGCGCGCTTCGATACGGCGACGAAGACGTTGACGGTGACCACGGTCCCGGTGCCGCAGCCGGGTCCCGGTGAGGTGCGGGTCCAGGTGAAGGCGTGTGGCATCTGTCTATCGGACGCGCATCTGCTGGACGGCTCGTTGCAGTCGCCGTTGCCGGTGGTGACGCCGGGGCATGAGTCCTCGGGAGTCATCGACGCGGTGGGCGTGGGGGTGCCGCGCTGGACGGCGGGGCAGCGCGTGGCCATGGCGGGCGGCAAGCCGTGTGGACGTTGCGCGAAGTGCTCCAACGGGCAGCCGGCGGAGTGCCTGGACTTCCACATCATGGGCTTCCACTACGACGGCGCGTGGGCGGAGTACGTGGTGGTGCCTTACTTCGTGTTGTCTGCGATTCCGGACCATCTGCCGTTCGAGCAGGCGGCGATTCTCGCGGACGCGGTGGCGACGCCCTACGCGGGGCTGGTGGACCGTGCGCAGCTGCGGCCCGCGCAGTCGGTGGGCCTGTGGGGCATCGGTGGGCTGGGGGTCCACGCGGTGCAGATCGCGCGGATGATGGGAGCGACGCCGATTCTCGCGTTCGATACGAACGAGGCGGCGCGGAAGCGGGCGCTGGAGTTCGGCGCGGACGTGGCGTTGGACCCGCGTGCGCCGGACGTGCGCAAACAGATTCTCCAGCACACGAACGGCATGGGCCTGGACGTGGCGGTGGACCTGGTGGGCGCGAACTCGGTGCTCGCGCAGGCGTCGATGAGCCTCGGGCGGCACGGGCGCGCGGTGATGGTGGGCCTGTCGCCGGAGCCCATCCAGCTGGGCGCGGGGGTGAACTTCGGTGTGCGCTCGCAGGCGCTGCTCGGCCACCTGGGCTACGAGAAGAAGCACCTGGACCAGTTGGTGACGCTGGTGGGCGGCAAGCGCCTGGACGTGTCGCGCTCGGTGACGGCGACGCTGCCGCTCGAGGACGTGGCCAAGGGCGTGGAGCGGCTGGTGAGCAAGGAAGGCAACCCCATCCGGCTCGTCATCACGCCGTGA
- a CDS encoding ABC-F family ATP-binding cassette domain-containing protein: MIRLDNISKQHGQQILFIEASAALHKGEKVGLVGPNGAGKSTLFRMITDQEHPDEGQVAVDRGVTIGYFSQDVGEMSGRSAVSEVMDGAGPVSTVSAELKQLEADLADPDKADEMEKLVERYGLVQGRFEELGGYALEGRAREILAGLGFSEEMMDGDVGALSGGWKMRVALARILLMRPDAMLLDEPSNHLDLESLIWLEGFLKGYEGGLLMTSHDREFMNRIVTKMVEIDGGTLTTYSGNYDFYEQQRAQNEKQQQAQYERQQAMLAKELKFIERFKARASHAAQVQSRVKKLEKIEKVEPPKRRQTVLFEFQPAPRSGDDVVSLKAVHKAYGSKRIYDGMDFLVRRGERWCVMGVNGAGKSTLLKLVVGSTTPDTGSVSVGGSVKLGYFAQHAMDLLDGERTVFESLEDAFPRAGQGSLRALAGCFGFSGDEVEKKCRVLSGGEKARLVMAKMLFDPPNFLVLDEPTNHLDMATKEMLITALSRYEGTMLFVSHDRHFLGALSNRVLELTPEGIHQYGGGYTEYVARTGHEAPGLRT, translated from the coding sequence ATGATTCGTCTCGACAACATCAGCAAGCAGCACGGCCAGCAGATTCTCTTCATCGAGGCCTCGGCCGCTCTCCACAAGGGGGAGAAGGTCGGCCTCGTCGGCCCCAACGGCGCCGGCAAGTCCACGCTGTTCCGGATGATCACCGACCAGGAACACCCCGACGAGGGCCAGGTGGCCGTCGACCGCGGCGTCACCATCGGCTACTTCAGCCAGGACGTCGGTGAGATGTCGGGCCGCAGCGCCGTCTCCGAGGTCATGGATGGCGCGGGCCCCGTGAGCACCGTGTCCGCCGAGCTCAAGCAGCTCGAGGCCGACCTGGCCGACCCGGACAAGGCCGACGAGATGGAGAAGCTCGTCGAGCGCTACGGCCTGGTCCAGGGGCGCTTCGAGGAGCTGGGCGGCTACGCCCTCGAGGGCCGCGCGCGCGAGATTCTCGCGGGCCTGGGCTTCAGCGAGGAGATGATGGACGGCGACGTCGGCGCCCTGTCCGGCGGTTGGAAGATGCGCGTCGCGCTCGCCCGCATCCTCCTCATGCGTCCGGATGCGATGCTCCTCGACGAGCCGAGCAACCACCTGGACCTGGAGAGCCTCATCTGGCTCGAGGGCTTCCTCAAGGGCTACGAGGGCGGGCTCCTGATGACCTCGCACGACCGCGAGTTCATGAACCGCATCGTCACCAAGATGGTGGAGATCGACGGCGGCACGCTCACCACCTACTCGGGCAACTACGACTTCTACGAGCAGCAGCGCGCCCAGAACGAGAAGCAGCAGCAGGCCCAGTACGAGCGCCAGCAGGCCATGCTCGCCAAGGAGCTGAAGTTCATCGAGCGCTTCAAGGCCCGCGCCTCCCACGCCGCCCAGGTGCAGAGCCGCGTGAAGAAGCTGGAGAAGATTGAAAAGGTGGAGCCCCCCAAGCGCCGCCAGACCGTCCTCTTCGAGTTCCAGCCCGCGCCCCGCTCCGGTGACGACGTGGTGAGCCTCAAGGCCGTGCACAAGGCCTACGGCTCCAAGCGCATCTATGACGGCATGGACTTCCTCGTGCGCCGCGGCGAGCGCTGGTGCGTGATGGGCGTCAACGGCGCGGGCAAGTCCACGCTGCTCAAGCTGGTGGTGGGCTCCACGACGCCGGACACGGGCTCCGTGTCGGTGGGCGGCAGCGTGAAGCTCGGCTACTTCGCCCAGCACGCCATGGACCTGCTCGACGGTGAGCGCACTGTCTTCGAGTCGCTGGAGGACGCGTTCCCCCGCGCCGGTCAGGGCTCGCTGCGCGCGCTGGCCGGTTGCTTCGGCTTCTCCGGCGACGAGGTGGAGAAGAAGTGCCGCGTGCTCTCCGGTGGAGAGAAGGCGCGTCTGGTCATGGCGAAGATGCTCTTCGACCCGCCCAACTTCCTGGTGCTCGACGAGCCCACGAACCACCTGGACATGGCGACGAAGGAGATGCTCATCACCGCGCTCTCCCGCTACGAGGGCACCATGCTCTTCGTCTCGCACGACCGTCACTTCCTCGGCGCGCTGTCCAACCGCGTGCTGGAGCTGACGCCCGAGGGCATCCACCAGTACGGCGGCGGCTACACCGAGTACGTCGCGCGCACCGGCCACGAGGCCCCCGGCCTGCGCACCTGA
- a CDS encoding aldehyde dehydrogenase family protein translates to MRVVKQEEELVPQGLREAFERLRARRWEVGKRGPGERLARLEKLKALILERREALAQALHADFRKPVAEVEATEVLPVLMELEHVRKHLKGWMKPRKVSTPLVLTGTSSHVRYEPRGVVLVMAPWNYPFNLLVAPLVDAVAAGNTVLCKPSEKTPHTSRFLAQLVRDTFPEDEVHVVEGGTEVGEALLRLPFDHFFFTGGPRVGRRVMEAAARHLAGVTLELGGKSPAILDTSADLEAAAERVAWGKFLNGGQTCIAPDHVWVHASQEEAFLAALKAAVERFYGRTEEARRASADFCRMVDDGAFARVRGLLDRTVAQGARVVVGGSVDAETRFIAPTVVADVTPDAPLMEEEIFGPVLPVLRYESLDEVVTHVRAGGKPLALYVFSQDDAVVERLLQETSAGGTCVNTVVLHNVNPHLPFGGVGPSGLGAYHGEAGFKAFSHERAVLRQGRTSLAHLFFPPYTGKARKLARLASRLFE, encoded by the coding sequence ATGCGCGTGGTGAAACAGGAGGAGGAGCTGGTGCCTCAGGGCCTGCGGGAGGCGTTCGAGCGCCTGCGGGCCCGCCGCTGGGAGGTGGGCAAGCGCGGCCCGGGCGAGCGGCTTGCCCGCCTGGAGAAGCTCAAGGCCCTCATCCTGGAGCGGCGCGAGGCCCTGGCCCAGGCGCTCCACGCGGACTTCCGCAAGCCGGTCGCGGAGGTGGAGGCGACGGAGGTGCTGCCCGTGCTCATGGAGCTGGAGCACGTGCGCAAGCACCTCAAGGGGTGGATGAAGCCGCGCAAGGTGTCGACGCCGCTGGTGCTCACCGGCACCTCCAGCCACGTGCGCTACGAGCCGCGCGGCGTGGTGCTGGTGATGGCGCCGTGGAACTACCCGTTCAACCTGCTGGTGGCGCCGCTGGTGGACGCGGTGGCGGCGGGCAACACCGTGCTCTGCAAGCCCAGCGAGAAGACGCCGCACACCTCGCGCTTTTTGGCGCAGCTCGTGCGCGACACGTTCCCCGAGGACGAGGTCCACGTGGTGGAGGGCGGCACGGAGGTGGGCGAGGCGCTCTTGCGGCTGCCGTTCGACCACTTCTTCTTCACCGGTGGGCCCCGGGTGGGGCGGCGGGTGATGGAGGCGGCGGCGCGGCACCTGGCGGGCGTGACGTTGGAATTGGGTGGCAAGTCACCGGCCATCCTCGACACGTCCGCGGACCTGGAGGCGGCGGCGGAGCGGGTGGCGTGGGGCAAGTTCCTCAACGGTGGCCAGACGTGCATCGCCCCGGACCATGTCTGGGTGCATGCGTCCCAGGAGGAGGCGTTCCTGGCCGCGCTGAAGGCGGCGGTGGAGCGCTTCTACGGGCGCACCGAGGAGGCGCGCCGGGCGAGCGCGGACTTCTGCCGGATGGTGGATGACGGCGCCTTCGCGCGCGTGCGCGGGCTGTTGGACCGCACGGTGGCGCAGGGCGCGCGGGTGGTGGTGGGCGGGAGCGTGGACGCGGAGACGCGCTTCATCGCGCCGACGGTGGTGGCGGACGTGACGCCGGACGCGCCGCTGATGGAGGAGGAGATTTTCGGGCCGGTGTTGCCGGTGCTCCGGTACGAGTCGCTCGACGAGGTGGTGACGCACGTTCGCGCGGGCGGCAAGCCGCTGGCGCTCTACGTGTTCAGCCAGGACGACGCGGTGGTGGAGCGGCTGCTCCAGGAGACGAGCGCGGGCGGCACGTGCGTCAACACGGTGGTGTTGCACAACGTGAACCCGCACCTGCCCTTCGGGGGCGTGGGCCCCAGCGGGCTGGGCGCGTACCACGGCGAGGCGGGCTTCAAGGCCTTCAGCCACGAGCGCGCGGTGCTGCGGCAGGGGCGCACGTCGCTGGCGCACCTGTTCTTCCCGCCGTACACGGGCAAGGCGCGCAAGCTGGCGCGACTGGCGAGCCGGCTGTTCGAGTAG
- a CDS encoding aldehyde dehydrogenase family protein — protein MLELVPVSTESKPQVDVARLQAAFDSLRANRWALSRTTAAERVAKLKRLREAIIARRDELAEAIHQDFRKPALEVELTEIHPTLEELNHTVKHLASWMKPTRVGTPMLLAGSSAHVRYEARGVVLVLSPWNYPFQLLLAPLIAAIAAGNAVLCKPSEKTPHTARFLARLVRDVFPENEVALFEGGAETAEALLRLPFDHFFFTGNPRIGRKVMEAAAQHLASVTLELGGKSPAIIDESADVQAAAERLTWGKFLNSGQTCVAPDYIFVHESKKQQFVDAVKAVITRFYGETEEARQASPDFARLVEPAAWRRVKDLVDRTVAAGAKVEMGGVADGPSRYISPTVLTGVTPDMPIMEGEIFGPVMPVMTFRSRDEVYAHIQRGEKPLALYVFSQDKRAIEDVFRNTTSGGAVVNNVLIHVANPNLPFGGVGMSGLGHYHGVYGFRTFSHERAVSVQWMKSLASVFFPPYRGKAQDWASRATRLLE, from the coding sequence ATGCTGGAGCTCGTCCCCGTTTCCACCGAGTCCAAACCCCAGGTCGACGTCGCGCGCCTCCAGGCCGCGTTCGACTCGCTGCGCGCCAACCGATGGGCCTTGTCGCGCACCACCGCGGCCGAGCGCGTCGCGAAGCTCAAGCGGCTGCGCGAGGCCATCATCGCCCGCCGCGATGAGCTGGCCGAGGCCATCCACCAGGACTTCCGCAAGCCCGCGCTGGAAGTGGAGCTGACGGAAATCCACCCCACGCTGGAGGAGCTGAACCACACGGTGAAGCACCTGGCGTCGTGGATGAAGCCCACGCGCGTGGGCACGCCCATGCTGCTCGCGGGCTCGTCCGCGCACGTGCGCTACGAGGCGCGCGGCGTGGTGCTGGTGCTCTCGCCCTGGAACTATCCCTTCCAGTTGCTGCTTGCGCCGCTCATCGCCGCCATCGCCGCGGGCAACGCCGTGTTGTGCAAGCCCAGCGAGAAGACGCCGCACACCGCGCGCTTCCTGGCGCGGCTGGTGCGCGACGTGTTCCCGGAGAACGAGGTGGCGCTGTTCGAGGGCGGCGCGGAGACGGCGGAGGCGCTGCTGCGGCTGCCGTTCGACCACTTCTTCTTCACGGGCAACCCGCGCATCGGCCGCAAGGTGATGGAGGCCGCGGCGCAGCACCTGGCCAGCGTGACGCTGGAGCTGGGTGGCAAGTCGCCCGCCATCATCGACGAGTCCGCGGACGTGCAGGCCGCGGCGGAGCGGCTGACGTGGGGCAAGTTCCTCAACAGCGGCCAGACGTGCGTGGCCCCCGACTACATCTTCGTGCACGAGTCGAAGAAGCAGCAGTTCGTGGACGCGGTGAAGGCGGTCATCACGCGCTTCTACGGTGAGACGGAAGAGGCCCGGCAGGCGAGCCCCGACTTCGCCCGGCTGGTGGAGCCGGCGGCGTGGCGGCGGGTGAAGGATTTGGTGGACCGCACCGTGGCGGCGGGCGCGAAGGTGGAGATGGGCGGGGTGGCGGACGGGCCCTCGCGCTACATCTCGCCCACCGTGCTGACGGGCGTGACGCCGGACATGCCCATCATGGAGGGGGAAATCTTCGGGCCGGTGATGCCGGTGATGACGTTCCGCTCGCGTGACGAGGTGTACGCGCACATCCAGCGGGGGGAGAAGCCGCTCGCGCTCTACGTCTTCAGCCAGGACAAGCGGGCCATCGAGGACGTGTTCCGCAACACGACGTCCGGCGGCGCAGTGGTGAACAACGTCCTCATCCACGTGGCGAACCCGAACCTGCCCTTCGGCGGGGTGGGCATGAGTGGCCTGGGGCACTACCACGGCGTCTACGGCTTCCGGACCTTCAGCCATGAGCGGGCCGTGTCGGTTCAATGGATGAAGTCGCTCGCGTCGGTGTTCTTCCCGCCGTATCGCGGAAAGGCGCAGGACTGGGCCTCCCGCGCGACGCGGTTGTTGGAATAG
- a CDS encoding TetR family transcriptional regulator gives MVSDSGEQAGRVAPKRARKDEDKEARRRVLLDEALALYQATSYSEVKMADVAERAHLAKGTVFLYFPTKEALFLALLEDLLFAWFARLEARLATVEGAWTGPWLARAVAESLEPELSLTRLLAMLQTVLEQNVSVEQARRFKERLLEAMARTGALFESRLSFLHPGEGARVLVHLHALVTGLRQMADVAPVAREVLALPHMAPLRIDFTAELTTALTTLLRGLESR, from the coding sequence ATGGTCAGCGATTCCGGGGAGCAGGCGGGGCGGGTGGCGCCCAAGCGCGCGCGCAAGGACGAGGACAAGGAGGCGCGCAGGCGGGTGCTGCTGGACGAGGCGCTCGCACTCTATCAGGCGACCTCGTACTCCGAGGTGAAGATGGCGGACGTGGCCGAGCGGGCCCATCTGGCCAAGGGGACGGTGTTCCTCTACTTCCCGACCAAGGAGGCCTTGTTCCTGGCGCTCCTGGAGGACCTGCTCTTCGCGTGGTTCGCCCGGCTGGAGGCGCGGCTGGCCACGGTGGAGGGTGCGTGGACGGGGCCGTGGCTGGCGCGCGCGGTGGCCGAGTCGCTGGAGCCGGAGCTGTCGCTGACGCGGCTGCTCGCGATGCTGCAGACGGTGCTGGAGCAGAACGTCTCCGTGGAGCAGGCGCGCCGGTTCAAGGAGCGGCTGTTGGAGGCGATGGCGCGCACGGGCGCGCTCTTCGAGTCGCGGCTGTCCTTCCTGCACCCGGGTGAAGGCGCCCGCGTGCTCGTGCACCTGCACGCGCTGGTGACGGGCCTGCGGCAGATGGCGGACGTGGCGCCCGTGGCGCGCGAGGTGCTCGCCCTGCCGCACATGGCCCCCTTGCGAATCGACTTCACCGCCGAGCTGACGACGGCGCTCACCACCCTCTTGCGCGGGCTCGAGTCCCGCTGA
- a CDS encoding phospholipase D-like domain-containing protein, with the protein MRPIQTELLSGSELYREVVLEKLLHARESVWLATANVKAMYVESKGKFVPLVDVLDGLAARGVSLRLLHAELPSRPFRAAFDARARLVKGGLNLKVCPRVHFKAVVVDGAWTYLGSANLTGAGLGAKGDAVRNFELGFVTEDFDVIDRVTALYEAVWSGAECKGCKLRHVCPDPIIPAPRGREEMRSSRGAPRLGKSRRLRRATSESSRR; encoded by the coding sequence ATGCGTCCCATCCAGACGGAGCTGCTGTCCGGAAGCGAGCTATACCGGGAGGTGGTGCTGGAGAAGCTGCTCCACGCCCGCGAGTCGGTGTGGCTGGCCACGGCGAACGTGAAGGCGATGTACGTGGAGTCGAAGGGGAAGTTCGTGCCGCTGGTGGACGTGCTGGACGGCCTGGCGGCGCGGGGCGTGTCCCTGCGCCTGCTGCACGCGGAGCTGCCGAGCCGCCCGTTCCGCGCGGCCTTCGACGCCCGGGCGCGGCTGGTGAAGGGTGGCTTGAATCTGAAGGTCTGCCCCCGCGTGCACTTCAAGGCAGTGGTGGTGGATGGGGCGTGGACCTATCTCGGTAGCGCGAATCTCACGGGGGCGGGCCTGGGGGCCAAGGGCGACGCGGTGCGTAACTTCGAGCTGGGGTTCGTGACGGAGGACTTCGACGTCATCGACCGGGTGACGGCGCTCTACGAGGCGGTGTGGAGCGGGGCCGAGTGCAAGGGATGCAAGCTGCGTCACGTGTGTCCGGACCCGATAATCCCCGCACCCAGGGGGCGGGAGGAGATGCGAAGCTCCCGCGGCGCTCCTCGGCTCGGCAAGTCCCGTCGGTTGAGGCGCGCCACCTCGGAGTCGTCACGACGATGA
- a CDS encoding glutathione S-transferase family protein — MMKLYFARNTRATRPRWLLEELGVPYELVPVDVLQREHKSPEYLRIHPMGSMPALEDDGQPIFESAAILLHVADKYLEQGFAPPLGSPERAEYYQWMFFCMSTMEPPLSAYSAHSRFLPEEQQVVGEAERGRRRFTDIARMLESRLQGRTFLVGERFTAADVVMTSILEWGGSMGLLEDFPALRAYVERHLARPAARRARE, encoded by the coding sequence ATGATGAAGCTCTACTTCGCGCGGAACACCCGGGCCACCCGGCCCCGGTGGTTGCTGGAGGAGCTGGGCGTTCCCTACGAGCTGGTGCCGGTGGACGTGCTCCAGCGCGAGCACAAGAGCCCTGAGTACCTGCGCATCCACCCCATGGGCTCCATGCCCGCGCTGGAGGATGACGGGCAGCCCATCTTCGAGTCAGCGGCCATCCTGCTGCACGTCGCGGACAAGTACCTGGAGCAGGGCTTCGCGCCGCCGCTCGGCTCGCCCGAGCGCGCCGAGTACTACCAGTGGATGTTCTTCTGCATGTCCACCATGGAGCCGCCCCTGTCCGCGTACTCCGCGCACAGCCGCTTCCTTCCGGAAGAGCAGCAGGTGGTGGGCGAGGCGGAGCGCGGGCGCCGGCGCTTCACGGACATCGCGCGCATGCTGGAGTCGCGGCTGCAGGGGCGGACGTTCCTGGTGGGCGAGCGCTTCACCGCGGCGGACGTGGTGATGACGTCCATCCTCGAGTGGGGCGGGAGCATGGGGCTCCTGGAGGACTTCCCCGCGCTTCGCGCCTACGTGGAGCGGCACCTGGCGCGTCCGGCGGCGCGGCGAGCCCGGGAGTAG
- a CDS encoding sensor histidine kinase produces MHQPVVPSPSPSELAAHVGVKRRGFVVSACVLLLSLGTHPLLFGGFIPAVIVVHIVWAAALVGTAAAMGSRWLTVHRASVLTGVASMVALVLDIHFTGGLSSTLFPLLFAMPLIIAVFAPGDVVTVWASVVLTLVGMLVASWHSDVSEQRLVGQVTLFFFLAWVAVFSCKQFRRMRDTERDAVHARLAALEQLARSEHLRADAVRSQAEMERLALVGRLAAGVAHEVNNPLAYVKSNLGYLEEVSGEGVQDLEDMRRVLWETQQGVLRIEQIVTDLRRFSRDSSDAEEAGSVAEALDEAERLASVRLRSLGQVVREVEPHLVRVRLGQRQLVQVVLNLLLNAADALDGVQPSRAARIVLRASRVEGGVRLEVEDNGPGVPEAVLPHLFEPFFTTKAPGKGTGLGLALCREYLARVGGTLTVANCPDGGACFTLHLPAHPEKKPRPEDAGG; encoded by the coding sequence GTGCATCAACCCGTCGTACCCAGTCCCTCGCCCTCGGAGCTCGCGGCCCACGTCGGGGTGAAGCGACGGGGCTTCGTCGTGTCGGCGTGCGTGCTGCTCTTGTCGCTCGGCACGCACCCGCTGCTCTTCGGCGGCTTCATCCCGGCGGTCATCGTGGTCCACATCGTGTGGGCGGCGGCGCTCGTGGGGACGGCCGCGGCCATGGGCTCGCGGTGGTTGACGGTGCATCGCGCCAGCGTCCTCACCGGCGTGGCCAGCATGGTGGCGCTGGTGCTGGACATCCACTTCACCGGGGGACTGTCGAGCACGTTGTTCCCGCTGCTCTTCGCGATGCCGCTCATCATCGCCGTCTTCGCGCCGGGGGACGTGGTGACGGTGTGGGCCTCCGTCGTGCTGACGCTGGTGGGCATGCTGGTGGCGTCCTGGCATTCGGACGTCTCCGAGCAGCGGCTCGTCGGACAGGTGACGCTCTTCTTCTTCCTGGCCTGGGTGGCCGTCTTCAGCTGCAAGCAGTTCCGCCGGATGCGCGACACCGAGCGCGACGCCGTGCACGCGCGGCTGGCGGCGCTGGAGCAGCTGGCGCGCAGCGAGCACCTGCGCGCGGACGCGGTGCGCAGCCAGGCGGAGATGGAGCGGCTGGCCCTGGTGGGGCGCCTGGCCGCGGGCGTGGCGCACGAGGTGAACAACCCGTTGGCGTACGTGAAGTCCAACCTGGGCTACCTCGAGGAGGTGTCGGGCGAGGGCGTGCAGGACCTGGAGGACATGCGCCGGGTGCTGTGGGAGACGCAGCAGGGCGTGCTGCGCATCGAGCAGATCGTCACGGATTTGCGCCGCTTCTCGCGCGACTCGTCGGACGCGGAGGAGGCGGGCAGCGTGGCGGAGGCGCTCGACGAGGCGGAGCGCCTCGCGTCGGTGCGGCTGCGCAGCCTGGGGCAGGTGGTGCGCGAGGTGGAGCCGCACCTGGTGCGCGTGCGGCTGGGCCAGCGTCAATTGGTGCAGGTGGTGCTGAACCTGCTGCTCAACGCGGCGGACGCGCTGGATGGGGTGCAGCCCTCGCGCGCCGCGCGCATCGTCCTCAGGGCCTCGCGGGTGGAGGGCGGCGTGCGCCTGGAGGTGGAGGACAACGGGCCGGGTGTCCCGGAGGCCGTCCTGCCGCACCTGTTCGAGCCGTTCTTCACCACCAAGGCCCCGGGCAAGGGCACCGGTCTGGGCCTGGCCTTGTGTCGCGAGTACCTGGCCCGCGTCGGCGGCACGCTGACGGTGGCCAACTGTCCCGACGGCGGCGCGTGCTTCACGCTGCACCTGCCCGCCCACCCCGAGAAGAAGCCCCGGCCCGAGGACGCGGGCGGCTAG
- a CDS encoding helix-turn-helix transcriptional regulator yields the protein MRRLVHVLDVELAPAAPHASLVDARRLEAADPAAFAVLVKYMQTREKSFGTSVQRQALVRPEGVAGAVVGGFYTLLTGAYPSKVFTEPAAALAWLGQPEARAAPLLSKLNDLVAEATGQSPLLRELHQAMKGKLPDINLSDVAREMGMSERTLQRRLKEAGTSFQAELNAVQVRMAQGLLLETDMKLTAVAVEVGCASLQHFSSLFRKLVGESPSAWRERQLGKSSAESEPDKAPEEPIAPTGTEPAKS from the coding sequence GTGCGCAGGCTGGTGCACGTGCTCGACGTGGAGCTGGCCCCCGCGGCGCCGCATGCCTCGCTGGTGGACGCGCGCCGGCTGGAGGCGGCGGACCCCGCGGCCTTCGCGGTGCTCGTGAAGTACATGCAGACGCGCGAGAAGTCCTTCGGCACGTCGGTGCAGCGCCAGGCGCTGGTGCGTCCGGAGGGCGTGGCGGGCGCGGTGGTGGGCGGCTTCTACACGCTGTTGACGGGCGCGTACCCCAGCAAGGTCTTCACCGAGCCGGCCGCCGCGCTGGCGTGGCTGGGACAACCCGAGGCGCGCGCCGCGCCGCTGCTCTCCAAGCTGAACGATTTGGTGGCCGAGGCCACCGGCCAGTCGCCGCTCTTGCGCGAGCTGCACCAGGCGATGAAGGGCAAGCTGCCGGACATCAACCTGTCGGACGTGGCCCGGGAGATGGGCATGTCCGAGCGCACGCTCCAGCGCCGCCTCAAGGAGGCCGGCACGTCCTTCCAGGCGGAGCTCAACGCCGTGCAGGTGCGCATGGCGCAGGGGCTGCTCTTGGAGACGGACATGAAGCTCACCGCCGTCGCGGTGGAGGTGGGCTGCGCGTCGCTGCAGCACTTCAGCAGCCTGTTCCGCAAGCTCGTGGGCGAGTCCCCCAGCGCGTGGCGCGAGCGGCAGCTGGGCAAGTCCTCGGCGGAGTCGGAGCCGGACAAGGCCCCCGAGGAGCCCATCGCGCCCACCGGCACCGAGCCCGCGAAGTCCTAG
- a CDS encoding fatty acid desaturase family protein, translated as MTRPLPAPALDLPQLAVHALWWAWLPSFLWSWEHLGAWGRVGMCAVGWAVMFWNYAVLHNHMHVSIAKPRVAHWLVSRTLGMACGFPYRGYYIHHFNHHRYNDGPGDWGQRKPGEGVVRYCLRSALTPWFWPFEAVANVWRWAKKRNQRLELALDFLIVDGALLAVIIWRPALGLAWFGVLLVGQFCIHWLNLAAHFETDSTQRGALGTTSTSRLYNLFFFNAGYHQAHHVKPQVPWRDLPATTRELEGVALVRPELVTGLSPINPRWVLHVAKRYSAKPCDRQTASTITSGTPTAVT; from the coding sequence ATGACTCGCCCCCTCCCCGCCCCCGCTCTCGACCTGCCGCAGCTCGCGGTACACGCGCTGTGGTGGGCCTGGTTGCCTTCCTTCCTCTGGAGCTGGGAGCACCTGGGCGCCTGGGGCCGCGTGGGCATGTGCGCCGTGGGCTGGGCGGTGATGTTCTGGAACTACGCCGTCCTGCACAACCACATGCACGTGAGCATCGCGAAGCCGCGCGTGGCGCACTGGCTGGTGTCCCGGACGCTGGGCATGGCGTGTGGGTTTCCCTATCGCGGCTACTACATCCACCACTTCAACCACCACCGGTACAACGACGGCCCGGGCGACTGGGGCCAGCGCAAGCCCGGTGAAGGCGTGGTGCGTTATTGCCTGCGCTCGGCGCTGACGCCCTGGTTCTGGCCCTTCGAGGCCGTGGCCAACGTCTGGCGCTGGGCCAAGAAGCGCAACCAGCGCCTGGAGCTGGCGCTGGACTTCCTCATCGTGGATGGGGCCCTGCTGGCGGTCATCATCTGGCGGCCTGCCCTGGGCCTGGCGTGGTTCGGGGTGCTGCTGGTGGGCCAGTTCTGCATCCACTGGCTCAACCTGGCCGCCCACTTCGAGACGGACTCCACACAGCGCGGTGCGTTGGGCACCACGTCCACGTCCCGTCTGTACAACCTGTTCTTTTTCAATGCGGGTTACCACCAGGCCCACCACGTGAAGCCCCAGGTGCCCTGGCGGGACTTGCCGGCCACCACCCGGGAGCTGGAGGGCGTGGCCCTGGTGAGGCCGGAGCTGGTGACGGGACTGTCGCCCATCAATCCCCGCTGGGTGCTCCACGTGGCGAAGCGCTATTCTGCCAAGCCGTGCGATCGGCAGACGGCGTCGACGATTACTTCCGGGACCCCCACGGCCGTTACCTAG